One Gallus gallus isolate bGalGal1 chromosome 11, bGalGal1.mat.broiler.GRCg7b, whole genome shotgun sequence DNA window includes the following coding sequences:
- the LOC100858381 gene encoding uncharacterized protein LOC100858381 isoform X1, translating into MPIHVDQMMQLLCRVSREKGMTAAVKHSGQGALLAGATAFVGGLVGGPPGIAVGGALGGLLGAWMTSEQFKPVSQIIMELPPAEKQKLYKEAFAIVKNLDWIDVLELTLFVMQNADLKFLLAKTVERFFIRELSAQIKYGE; encoded by the exons ATGCCCATCCATGTGGATCAAATGATGCAGCTGCTTTGCCGTGTTTCTCGGGAGAAGGGAATGACAGCAGCTGTCAAGCACTCTGGTCAAGGAGCGCTCTTGGCAGGTGCAACTGCATTTGTTGGGGGTTTGGTTGGAGGTCCACCTGGCATCGCTGTAG GAGGAGCTCTTGGTGGACTGCTTGGTGCCTGGATGACCAGTGAACAGTTCAAGCCGGTCTCTCAGATTATAATGGAATTGCCTCCTGCCGAGAAGCAGAAACTCTACAAGGAAGCCTTTGCAATAGTCAAGAACTTAGACTGGATTGATGTTCTTGAACTGACTTTATTTGTAATGCAAAATGCTGATCTTAAGTTTCTGCTGGCAAAAACAGTTGAAAGATTCTTCATCAGAGAGCTAAGTGCACAGATAAAGTATGGAGAATAA
- the LOC415756 gene encoding uncharacterized protein LOC415756, with amino-acid sequence MPIRVDQMMQLLCLVSREKRMKAAVKSSFRGGIVVITTAFAGGLVGGPLGIALGGALGGLLGTWMNSAKFKPVPQILMELPPAEQQKLYIEAIAVIKSLDWSDFARLSAVVMNSHLLQLELAKLLENYFIRELSAVIKYGE; translated from the exons ATGCCCATCCGTGTGGATCAAATGATGCAACTGCTTTGCCTTGTTTCTCgggagaagagaatgaaagctGCTGTGAAGAGCTCTTTTCGAGGAGGGATAGTGGTGATTACAACTGCATTTGCTGGGGGCTTGGTAGGAGGTCCACTCGGTATTGCTTTAG GAGGAGCGCTTGGTGGACTGCTTGGTACCTGGATGAACAGTGCAAAATTCAAGCCAGTCCCTCAGATTTTAATGGAATTGCCTCCTGCCGAGCAGCAGAAACTCTACATTGAAGCCATTGCTGTAATCAAGAGCCTAGACTGGTCTGATTTTGCTCGACTAAGTGCTGTTGTGATGAATAGTCATCTTCTCCAGCTGGAGTTGGCTAAACTACTGGAAAATTACTTTATCAGGGAGCTAAGTGCAGTGATTAAGTATGGAGAATAA
- the C19orf12 gene encoding uncharacterized protein LOC415757 isoform 2 (isoform 2 is encoded by transcript variant 2): MPVRVDQMMQLLCHVSQEKGMTAAVKHSGRGALLAGATAFVGGLVGGPPGIAVGGALGGLLGAWMTSGQFKPVPQILMELPPAEQQKLFDEAIAIVRNLDWTDIAQLTALVMGSGHLQQQLAGVVINYLTRELSAEIKYGE; the protein is encoded by the exons ATGCCCGTCCGTGTGGATCAAATGATGCAGCTGCTTTGCCATGTTTCTCAGGAGAAGGGAATGACAGCAGCTGTCAAGCACTCTGGTCGAGGAGCGCTCTTGGCAGGTGCAACTGCATTTGTTGGGGGTTTGGTTGGAGGTCCACCTGGCATCGCTGTAG GAGGAGCTCTTGGTGGACTGCTTGGTGCCTGGATGACCAGTGGACAGTTCAAGCCGGTTCCTCAGATTTTAATGGAGTTGCctcctgctgagcagcagaaacTCTTTGATGAAGCCATTGCAATAGTCAGGAACTTAGACTGGACTGATATTGCTCAGCTGACTGCACTTGTCATGGGAAGTGgtcatctccagcagcagctggcaggagtGGTGATAAATTACCTCACCAGAGAGCTAAGTGCAGAGATAAAGTATGGGGAGTGA
- the C19orf12 gene encoding uncharacterized protein LOC415757 isoform 1 (isoform 1 is encoded by transcript variant 1): MKGIKGPLPAKMPVRVDQMMQLLCHVSQEKGMTAAVKHSGRGALLAGATAFVGGLVGGPPGIAVGGALGGLLGAWMTSGQFKPVPQILMELPPAEQQKLFDEAIAIVRNLDWTDIAQLTALVMGSGHLQQQLAGVVINYLTRELSAEIKYGE, encoded by the exons ATGAAAGGCATTAAAG GTCCCTTACCAGCCAAGATGCCCGTCCGTGTGGATCAAATGATGCAGCTGCTTTGCCATGTTTCTCAGGAGAAGGGAATGACAGCAGCTGTCAAGCACTCTGGTCGAGGAGCGCTCTTGGCAGGTGCAACTGCATTTGTTGGGGGTTTGGTTGGAGGTCCACCTGGCATCGCTGTAG GAGGAGCTCTTGGTGGACTGCTTGGTGCCTGGATGACCAGTGGACAGTTCAAGCCGGTTCCTCAGATTTTAATGGAGTTGCctcctgctgagcagcagaaacTCTTTGATGAAGCCATTGCAATAGTCAGGAACTTAGACTGGACTGATATTGCTCAGCTGACTGCACTTGTCATGGGAAGTGgtcatctccagcagcagctggcaggagtGGTGATAAATTACCTCACCAGAGAGCTAAGTGCAGAGATAAAGTATGGGGAGTGA